A genomic stretch from Falco cherrug isolate bFalChe1 chromosome 3, bFalChe1.pri, whole genome shotgun sequence includes:
- the LOC106631172 gene encoding antigen WC1.1-like isoform X3, translating to MGKEGLLFFQVLWLLPWVQLCRGAAEVRLVNGGRRCAGRVEVKQQGQWGTVCGVFWDMKDATVVCNQLGCGSAVGAPKYEYFGPGSGPVWMFGVHCRGTERALSDCTNRREYQEDCNHSLDAGVICSGFVQLTGGDSPCSGRVEIHSRGSWRAVCDSDFGPKAADVVCRELQCGAALSVVGAAPFGEHAGPMWNGLLQCMGNESLLVSCPRGPPRDQPCTHGNAAGIICTRKDSCWGVKQEGDAGDRGVGQGGCCARREDGRRDVVACSPKVMQKEEKGRVSSAWPLLQLLREREHRSALPRPSLFPEYTGFRLNNGTACEGRVEVQVQGTWGSLCASRWDLLDAHVLCRHLNCGFAETIPERGRFGRGTGPIWRDSFHCNGTEEHLGQCSMTTLGASPCSREDEAAVICSGPADSKSLRLVGGESRCNGRVEIFHHGTWGRVLDDNWDMQEANVVCQQLRCGAATAAYKPLKAQRGRGPVGLRGVRCAGQETSLTACRTSLPKNARVAEMMEDVGVVCSGSWQIRLVDGPGRCAGRVEVYNQGSWGTVCDDGWDLLDATVVCRQLDCGGAVDAVRFAQFGAGSGEIWLDNVNCSGNESALWDCPAVSWEQQDCGHKEDAGVICSDFMALRLENSNNCSGRLQVFYNGTWGGVCSNSVTPKTVSLACKELGCGNRGSLEMRLPYGRVSGPTWLDHVQCEERISSFWQCPSSPWNPQSCRDLRDETYITCNGSWTEAPPTLEPPCPNSTSCTDREKIRAMGGEDKCSGRVEIWHRGSWGTVCDDSWDMQDAEVACRQLGCGPAVSALDEAAFGQGMGPIWLEKVECRGTELSLQDCWAQPGDSGACRHKEDASVRCSAPLRTAAPASQTDPTPEHLTGSRSISLPVVICIILGGLLCLLLALLVGQIQSARAWRKALPLSVGSGTSWEPFPAAVYEEINYRLAWEKEAKFRGSGSYSEGFPIKLQPYPQDSKEEDGLGPAPDVLDPPGGYQADGYDDVREASGPGEDPVSRQGDWEMPVAPEEGAGPMDAPGGANLPSQRSAGAPGAVEGAWSLSLESAGYDDAEEVSLAHPPEDTEAVAPGRDARLLLLPRSFTDPKCSCHSPRAVRRHSIPRTPPPPVLQPHPTTLLQHPLESRRC from the exons atggggaaggagggacTCCTGTTCTTTcaggtgctgtggctgctgccctgggtgcagctgtgcaggg GGGCTGCAGAGGTGAGGCTGGTGAACGGCGGCAGGCGCTGTGCTGGGAGAGTGGAGGTGAAGCAACAAGGCCAGTGGGGGACCGTGTGTGGTGTATTCTGGGACATGAAGGATGCTACGGTGGTTTGTAACCAGCTGGGTTGTGGGTCTGCTGTGGGAGCTCCTAAGTACGAATACTTCGGGCCAGGATCTGGCCCTGTCTGGATGTTTGGCGTTCACTGCCGCGGCACAGAGCGTGCCCTGTCTGACTGCACAAACAGAAGAGAGTACCAGGAGGACTGTAACCACAGTTTGGATGCTGGAGTGATCTGTTCAG GATTTGTCCAGCTGACTGGAGGTGACAGCCCCTGCTCAGGACGCGTGGAGATCCATAGCAGGGGCAGCTGGAGAGCCGTCTGTGACTCAGACTTTGGTCCCAAAGCCGCTGATGTggtctgcagggagctgcagtgcGGCGCAGCCCTGTCCGTGGTCGGGGCAGCTCCCTTTGGAGAGCACGCCGGTCCCATGTGGAACGGACTACTGCAGTGCATGGGGAATGAATCCCTCCTCGTCTCCTGCCCCAGGGGACCTCCCAGGGACCAGCCTTGCACCCACGGGAACGCCGCTGGCATCATCTGTACACGTAAGGATTCCTGCTGGGGCGTCAAACAGGAGGGTgatgctggggacaggggagtAGGGCAGGGAGGGTGCTGCGCCAGGCGTGAGGATGGCAGGCGTGACGTGGTTGCCTGCAGCCCTAAAGTGatgcagaaggaagagaagggcaGGGTCTCCTCCGCTTggcctctcctccagctgctgaggGAGCGAGAGCACAGGTCTGCCCTGCCTCGTCCTTCTCTGTTCCCAGAGTACACGGGGTTCAGGCTGAACAATGGCACAGCGTGCGAGGGGAGGGTGGAGGTCCAGGTGCAGGGGACCTGGGGCAGCCTCTGTGCCTCCCGCTGGGATCTCTTGGATGCCCACGTTCTCTGTCGTCACCTCAACTGCGGGTTTGCGGAGACCATTCCCGAGCGAGGGCGCTTTGGGAGAGGAACTGGCCCCATCTGGAGAGATTCATTTCACTGTAACGGGACTGAAGAGCACCTGGGGCAGTGCTCCATGACCACCCTGGGGGCCTCACCCTGCTCCCGTGAGGATGAAGCCGCTGTCATTTGCTCAG GCCCAGCTGACTCCAAATCCCTGCGACTGGTGGGTGGGGAGAGCCGGTGTAACGGGCGAGTGGAGATCTTCCACCACGGGACATGGGGCAGAGTCCTGGATGACAACTGGGACATGCAGGAGGCCAATGTGGTGTGCCAGCAGCTGCGGTGTGGAGCAGCGACGGCAGCCTACAAACCCCTGAAGGCTCAGAGAGGGAGGGGCCCCGTGGGGCTGCGAGGGGTCCGGTGTGCAGGGCAGGAGACCAGCCTGACCGCCTGCCGCACCTCCCTGCCCAAGAATGCGCGGGTGGCGGAGATGATGGAGGACGTGGGGGTGGTTTGCTCAG GGAGTTGGCAAATCCGGCTGGTGGACGGGCCTGGGCGCTGCGCCGGGAGAGTGGAGGTCTACAaccagggcagctggggcactGTCTGCGATGATGGCTGGGACCTGCTTGATGCCACCGTCGTTTGCCGCCAGCTGGACTGCGGAGGGGCAGTGGATGCCGTTCGCTTCGCTCAATTCGGGGCAGGCTCCGGGGAGATCTGGCTGGACAACGTGAACTGCTCTGGGAATGAATCTGCTCTCTGGGATTGCCCAGCAGTgtcctgggagcagcaggactGTGGGCACAAAGAGGACGCAGGAGTCATCTGCTCAG ATTTCATGGCCCTGAGGCTGGAGAACAGCAACAATTGCTCCGGGCGGCTGCAAGTTTTCTACAATGGCACATGGGGTGGCGTTTGCTCCAACTCAGTGACTCCCAAAACGGTGTCGCTGGCATGcaaggagctgggctgtgggaaCAGAGGGTCTCTGGAAATGCGCCTACCCTATGGTAGGGTGTCCGGCCCCACCTGGCTGGATCACGTGCAGTGTGAGGAGAGAATCAGCTCTTTCTGGCAGTGCCCCTCTTCTCCCTGGAACCCACAGTCTTGCCGTGACCTGCGAGATGAGACCTACATCACCTGCAACG GGAGTTGGACAGAAGCACCCCCGACCCTGGAGCCCCCATGCCCAAACTCCACGAGCTGCACAG ACAGGGAGAAGATTCGTGCCATGGGAGGCGAGGACAAGTGCTCGGGCAGGGTGGAGATCTGGCACCGCGGCTCCTGGGGGACGGTGTGCGATGACTCCTGGGACATGCAGGATGCTGAGGTGGCGTGTAGGCAGCTGGGCTGCGGCCCTGCGGTGTCTGCCCTGGACGAGGCTGCGTTTGGGCAGGGGATGGGCCCCATCTGGCTGGAGAAGGTGGAGTGCCGGGGGACAGAGCTGTCTCTGCAGGATTgctgggcacagcctggggacagCGGTGCGTGCCGGCACAAGGAGGATGCTTCTGTGCGCTGCTCGG ctccaCTCAGAACAGCAGCACCAGCTTCCCAAACAG ATCCCACCCCAGAGCATCTGACTGGCAGCAGGAGCATCTCATTACCTGTCGTCATCTGCATCATCCTGGGGGGccttctctgcctgctcctggcccTCCTGGTTGGGCAAATACAAAGCGCCAGGGCTTGGCGCAAAG CCCTGCCTCTCTCTGTGGGCTCTGGGACATCTTGGGAGCCCTTCCCTGCGGCTGTGTATGAGGAAATCAATTACAGACTGGCGTGGGAGAAAGAGGCGAAATTCAGGGGCTCAG GCTCCTATTCAGAGGGGTTCCCAATCAAGCTGCAGCCCTACCCCCAGGACAGCAAGGAGGAGGATGGTCTGGGGCCAGCACCAG ATGTCCTTGACCCGCCTGGAGGTTACCAAGCAGATGGCTATGATGATGTTAGGGAGGCTTCTGGCCCTGGGGAGGATCCTGTGTCCAGGCAGGGAGACTGGGAAATGCCCGTGGCAccagaggagggagcagggcccATGGATGCACCTGGAG GGGCAAACCTGCCCTCCCAGAGAAGTGCTGGGGCTCCTGGAGCTGTGGAAGGTGCCTGGTCCCTGTCCCTGGAGAGCGCAGGCTATGACGATGCTGAAGAAGTGTCTCTGGCACATCCTCCTGAGGACACAGAGGCTGTGGCACCAGGGAGGGATGCGAG gctgctcctgctgcctcgGTCCTTCACGGATCCCAAGTGCTCCTGTCACAGCCCCAGAGCTGTGAGGCGCCACAGCATCCCCAGGACCCCTCCCcctcctgtgctccagccccatccaACTACCCTCCTGCAGCATCCTTTGG AAAGCAGGCGCTGCTAA
- the LOC106631172 gene encoding antigen WC1.1-like isoform X7, with the protein MGKEGLLFFQVLWLLPWVQLCRGAAEVRLVNGGRRCAGRVEVKQQGQWGTVCGVFWDMKDATVVCNQLGCGSAVGAPKYEYFGPGSGPVWMFGVHCRGTERALSDCTNRREYQEDCNHSLDAGVICSGFVQLTGGDSPCSGRVEIHSRGSWRAVCDSDFGPKAADVVCRELQCGAALSVVGAAPFGEHAGPMWNGLLQCMGNESLLVSCPRGPPRDQPCTHGNAAGIICTQYTGFRLNNGTACEGRVEVQVQGTWGSLCASRWDLLDAHVLCRHLNCGFAETIPERGRFGRGTGPIWRDSFHCNGTEEHLGQCSMTTLGASPCSREDEAAVICSGPADSKSLRLVGGESRCNGRVEIFHHGTWGRVLDDNWDMQEANVVCQQLRCGAATAAYKPLKAQRGRGPVGLRGVRCAGQETSLTACRTSLPKNARVAEMMEDVGVVCSGSWQIRLVDGPGRCAGRVEVYNQGSWGTVCDDGWDLLDATVVCRQLDCGGAVDAVRFAQFGAGSGEIWLDNVNCSGNESALWDCPAVSWEQQDCGHKEDAGVICSDFMALRLENSNNCSGRLQVFYNGTWGGVCSNSVTPKTVSLACKELGCGNRGSLEMRLPYGRVSGPTWLDHVQCEERISSFWQCPSSPWNPQSCRDLRDETYITCNGSWTEAPPTLEPPCPNSTSCTDREKIRAMGGEDKCSGRVEIWHRGSWGTVCDDSWDMQDAEVACRQLGCGPAVSALDEAAFGQGMGPIWLEKVECRGTELSLQDCWAQPGDSGACRHKEDASVRCSAPLRTAAPASQTDPTPEHLTGSRSISLPVVICIILGGLLCLLLALLVGQIQSARAWRKALPLSVGSGTSWEPFPAAVYEEINYRLAWEKEAKFRGSGSYSEGFPIKLQPYPQDSKEEDGLGPAPDVLDPPGGYQADGYDDVREASGPGEDPVSRQGDWEMPVAPEEGAGPMDAPGGANLPSQRSAGAPGAVEGAWSLSLESAGYDDAEEVSLAHPPEDTEAVAPGRDARLLLLPRSFTDPKCSCHSPRAVRRHSIPRTPPPPVLQPHPTTLLQHPLGLCRCSTCVQMQGGWEQEGLGGPLPGRQRKESPWGGRKDSQET; encoded by the exons atggggaaggagggacTCCTGTTCTTTcaggtgctgtggctgctgccctgggtgcagctgtgcaggg GGGCTGCAGAGGTGAGGCTGGTGAACGGCGGCAGGCGCTGTGCTGGGAGAGTGGAGGTGAAGCAACAAGGCCAGTGGGGGACCGTGTGTGGTGTATTCTGGGACATGAAGGATGCTACGGTGGTTTGTAACCAGCTGGGTTGTGGGTCTGCTGTGGGAGCTCCTAAGTACGAATACTTCGGGCCAGGATCTGGCCCTGTCTGGATGTTTGGCGTTCACTGCCGCGGCACAGAGCGTGCCCTGTCTGACTGCACAAACAGAAGAGAGTACCAGGAGGACTGTAACCACAGTTTGGATGCTGGAGTGATCTGTTCAG GATTTGTCCAGCTGACTGGAGGTGACAGCCCCTGCTCAGGACGCGTGGAGATCCATAGCAGGGGCAGCTGGAGAGCCGTCTGTGACTCAGACTTTGGTCCCAAAGCCGCTGATGTggtctgcagggagctgcagtgcGGCGCAGCCCTGTCCGTGGTCGGGGCAGCTCCCTTTGGAGAGCACGCCGGTCCCATGTGGAACGGACTACTGCAGTGCATGGGGAATGAATCCCTCCTCGTCTCCTGCCCCAGGGGACCTCCCAGGGACCAGCCTTGCACCCACGGGAACGCCGCTGGCATCATCTGTACAC AGTACACGGGGTTCAGGCTGAACAATGGCACAGCGTGCGAGGGGAGGGTGGAGGTCCAGGTGCAGGGGACCTGGGGCAGCCTCTGTGCCTCCCGCTGGGATCTCTTGGATGCCCACGTTCTCTGTCGTCACCTCAACTGCGGGTTTGCGGAGACCATTCCCGAGCGAGGGCGCTTTGGGAGAGGAACTGGCCCCATCTGGAGAGATTCATTTCACTGTAACGGGACTGAAGAGCACCTGGGGCAGTGCTCCATGACCACCCTGGGGGCCTCACCCTGCTCCCGTGAGGATGAAGCCGCTGTCATTTGCTCAG GCCCAGCTGACTCCAAATCCCTGCGACTGGTGGGTGGGGAGAGCCGGTGTAACGGGCGAGTGGAGATCTTCCACCACGGGACATGGGGCAGAGTCCTGGATGACAACTGGGACATGCAGGAGGCCAATGTGGTGTGCCAGCAGCTGCGGTGTGGAGCAGCGACGGCAGCCTACAAACCCCTGAAGGCTCAGAGAGGGAGGGGCCCCGTGGGGCTGCGAGGGGTCCGGTGTGCAGGGCAGGAGACCAGCCTGACCGCCTGCCGCACCTCCCTGCCCAAGAATGCGCGGGTGGCGGAGATGATGGAGGACGTGGGGGTGGTTTGCTCAG GGAGTTGGCAAATCCGGCTGGTGGACGGGCCTGGGCGCTGCGCCGGGAGAGTGGAGGTCTACAaccagggcagctggggcactGTCTGCGATGATGGCTGGGACCTGCTTGATGCCACCGTCGTTTGCCGCCAGCTGGACTGCGGAGGGGCAGTGGATGCCGTTCGCTTCGCTCAATTCGGGGCAGGCTCCGGGGAGATCTGGCTGGACAACGTGAACTGCTCTGGGAATGAATCTGCTCTCTGGGATTGCCCAGCAGTgtcctgggagcagcaggactGTGGGCACAAAGAGGACGCAGGAGTCATCTGCTCAG ATTTCATGGCCCTGAGGCTGGAGAACAGCAACAATTGCTCCGGGCGGCTGCAAGTTTTCTACAATGGCACATGGGGTGGCGTTTGCTCCAACTCAGTGACTCCCAAAACGGTGTCGCTGGCATGcaaggagctgggctgtgggaaCAGAGGGTCTCTGGAAATGCGCCTACCCTATGGTAGGGTGTCCGGCCCCACCTGGCTGGATCACGTGCAGTGTGAGGAGAGAATCAGCTCTTTCTGGCAGTGCCCCTCTTCTCCCTGGAACCCACAGTCTTGCCGTGACCTGCGAGATGAGACCTACATCACCTGCAACG GGAGTTGGACAGAAGCACCCCCGACCCTGGAGCCCCCATGCCCAAACTCCACGAGCTGCACAG ACAGGGAGAAGATTCGTGCCATGGGAGGCGAGGACAAGTGCTCGGGCAGGGTGGAGATCTGGCACCGCGGCTCCTGGGGGACGGTGTGCGATGACTCCTGGGACATGCAGGATGCTGAGGTGGCGTGTAGGCAGCTGGGCTGCGGCCCTGCGGTGTCTGCCCTGGACGAGGCTGCGTTTGGGCAGGGGATGGGCCCCATCTGGCTGGAGAAGGTGGAGTGCCGGGGGACAGAGCTGTCTCTGCAGGATTgctgggcacagcctggggacagCGGTGCGTGCCGGCACAAGGAGGATGCTTCTGTGCGCTGCTCGG ctccaCTCAGAACAGCAGCACCAGCTTCCCAAACAG ATCCCACCCCAGAGCATCTGACTGGCAGCAGGAGCATCTCATTACCTGTCGTCATCTGCATCATCCTGGGGGGccttctctgcctgctcctggcccTCCTGGTTGGGCAAATACAAAGCGCCAGGGCTTGGCGCAAAG CCCTGCCTCTCTCTGTGGGCTCTGGGACATCTTGGGAGCCCTTCCCTGCGGCTGTGTATGAGGAAATCAATTACAGACTGGCGTGGGAGAAAGAGGCGAAATTCAGGGGCTCAG GCTCCTATTCAGAGGGGTTCCCAATCAAGCTGCAGCCCTACCCCCAGGACAGCAAGGAGGAGGATGGTCTGGGGCCAGCACCAG ATGTCCTTGACCCGCCTGGAGGTTACCAAGCAGATGGCTATGATGATGTTAGGGAGGCTTCTGGCCCTGGGGAGGATCCTGTGTCCAGGCAGGGAGACTGGGAAATGCCCGTGGCAccagaggagggagcagggcccATGGATGCACCTGGAG GGGCAAACCTGCCCTCCCAGAGAAGTGCTGGGGCTCCTGGAGCTGTGGAAGGTGCCTGGTCCCTGTCCCTGGAGAGCGCAGGCTATGACGATGCTGAAGAAGTGTCTCTGGCACATCCTCCTGAGGACACAGAGGCTGTGGCACCAGGGAGGGATGCGAG gctgctcctgctgcctcgGTCCTTCACGGATCCCAAGTGCTCCTGTCACAGCCCCAGAGCTGTGAGGCGCCACAGCATCCCCAGGACCCCTCCCcctcctgtgctccagccccatccaACTACCCTCCTGCAGCATCCTTTGGGTTTGTGTCGGTGCAGCACCTGTGTGCAGATGCAGggggggtgggagcaggagggactGGGGGGACCTTTGCctgggaggcagaggaaggagagcccatggggaggaagaaaggattCCCAAGAGACATGA
- the LOC106631172 gene encoding antigen WC1.1-like isoform X4 — translation MGKEGLLFFQVLWLLPWVQLCRGAAEVRLVNGGRRCAGRVEVKQQGQWGTVCGVFWDMKDATVVCNQLGCGSAVGAPKYEYFGPGSGPVWMFGVHCRGTERALSDCTNRREYQEDCNHSLDAGVICSGFVQLTGGDSPCSGRVEIHSRGSWRAVCDSDFGPKAADVVCRELQCGAALSVVGAAPFGEHAGPMWNGLLQCMGNESLLVSCPRGPPRDQPCTHGNAAGIICTRKDSCWGVKQEGDAGDRGVGQGGCCARREDGRRDVVACSPKVMQKEEKGRVSSAWPLLQLLREREHRSALPRPSLFPEYTGFRLNNGTACEGRVEVQVQGTWGSLCASRWDLLDAHVLCRHLNCGFAETIPERGRFGRGTGPIWRDSFHCNGTEEHLGQCSMTTLGASPCSREDEAAVICSGPADSKSLRLVGGESRCNGRVEIFHHGTWGRVLDDNWDMQEANVVCQQLRCGAATAAYKPLKAQRGRGPVGLRGVRCAGQETSLTACRTSLPKNARVAEMMEDVGVVCSGSWQIRLVDGPGRCAGRVEVYNQGSWGTVCDDGWDLLDATVVCRQLDCGGAVDAVRFAQFGAGSGEIWLDNVNCSGNESALWDCPAVSWEQQDCGHKEDAGVICSDFMALRLENSNNCSGRLQVFYNGTWGGVCSNSVTPKTVSLACKELGCGNRGSLEMRLPYGRVSGPTWLDHVQCEERISSFWQCPSSPWNPQSCRDLRDETYITCNGSWTEAPPTLEPPCPNSTSCTDREKIRAMGGEDKCSGRVEIWHRGSWGTVCDDSWDMQDAEVACRQLGCGPAVSALDEAAFGQGMGPIWLEKVECRGTELSLQDCWAQPGDSGACRHKEDASVRCSAPLRTAAPASQTDPTPEHLTGSRSISLPVVICIILGGLLCLLLALLVGQIQSARAWRKALPLSVGSGTSWEPFPAAVYEEINYRLAWEKEAKFRGSGSYSEGFPIKLQPYPQDSKEEDGLGPAPDVLDPPGGYQADGYDDVREASGPGEDPVSRQGDWEMPVAPEEGAGPMDAPGGANLPSQRSAGAPGAVEGAWSLSLESAGYDDAEEVSLAHPPEDTEAVAPGRDARKQALLNLSQGPSPSAGAVAYPSSHGQRNLSHRAGRRI, via the exons atggggaaggagggacTCCTGTTCTTTcaggtgctgtggctgctgccctgggtgcagctgtgcaggg GGGCTGCAGAGGTGAGGCTGGTGAACGGCGGCAGGCGCTGTGCTGGGAGAGTGGAGGTGAAGCAACAAGGCCAGTGGGGGACCGTGTGTGGTGTATTCTGGGACATGAAGGATGCTACGGTGGTTTGTAACCAGCTGGGTTGTGGGTCTGCTGTGGGAGCTCCTAAGTACGAATACTTCGGGCCAGGATCTGGCCCTGTCTGGATGTTTGGCGTTCACTGCCGCGGCACAGAGCGTGCCCTGTCTGACTGCACAAACAGAAGAGAGTACCAGGAGGACTGTAACCACAGTTTGGATGCTGGAGTGATCTGTTCAG GATTTGTCCAGCTGACTGGAGGTGACAGCCCCTGCTCAGGACGCGTGGAGATCCATAGCAGGGGCAGCTGGAGAGCCGTCTGTGACTCAGACTTTGGTCCCAAAGCCGCTGATGTggtctgcagggagctgcagtgcGGCGCAGCCCTGTCCGTGGTCGGGGCAGCTCCCTTTGGAGAGCACGCCGGTCCCATGTGGAACGGACTACTGCAGTGCATGGGGAATGAATCCCTCCTCGTCTCCTGCCCCAGGGGACCTCCCAGGGACCAGCCTTGCACCCACGGGAACGCCGCTGGCATCATCTGTACACGTAAGGATTCCTGCTGGGGCGTCAAACAGGAGGGTgatgctggggacaggggagtAGGGCAGGGAGGGTGCTGCGCCAGGCGTGAGGATGGCAGGCGTGACGTGGTTGCCTGCAGCCCTAAAGTGatgcagaaggaagagaagggcaGGGTCTCCTCCGCTTggcctctcctccagctgctgaggGAGCGAGAGCACAGGTCTGCCCTGCCTCGTCCTTCTCTGTTCCCAGAGTACACGGGGTTCAGGCTGAACAATGGCACAGCGTGCGAGGGGAGGGTGGAGGTCCAGGTGCAGGGGACCTGGGGCAGCCTCTGTGCCTCCCGCTGGGATCTCTTGGATGCCCACGTTCTCTGTCGTCACCTCAACTGCGGGTTTGCGGAGACCATTCCCGAGCGAGGGCGCTTTGGGAGAGGAACTGGCCCCATCTGGAGAGATTCATTTCACTGTAACGGGACTGAAGAGCACCTGGGGCAGTGCTCCATGACCACCCTGGGGGCCTCACCCTGCTCCCGTGAGGATGAAGCCGCTGTCATTTGCTCAG GCCCAGCTGACTCCAAATCCCTGCGACTGGTGGGTGGGGAGAGCCGGTGTAACGGGCGAGTGGAGATCTTCCACCACGGGACATGGGGCAGAGTCCTGGATGACAACTGGGACATGCAGGAGGCCAATGTGGTGTGCCAGCAGCTGCGGTGTGGAGCAGCGACGGCAGCCTACAAACCCCTGAAGGCTCAGAGAGGGAGGGGCCCCGTGGGGCTGCGAGGGGTCCGGTGTGCAGGGCAGGAGACCAGCCTGACCGCCTGCCGCACCTCCCTGCCCAAGAATGCGCGGGTGGCGGAGATGATGGAGGACGTGGGGGTGGTTTGCTCAG GGAGTTGGCAAATCCGGCTGGTGGACGGGCCTGGGCGCTGCGCCGGGAGAGTGGAGGTCTACAaccagggcagctggggcactGTCTGCGATGATGGCTGGGACCTGCTTGATGCCACCGTCGTTTGCCGCCAGCTGGACTGCGGAGGGGCAGTGGATGCCGTTCGCTTCGCTCAATTCGGGGCAGGCTCCGGGGAGATCTGGCTGGACAACGTGAACTGCTCTGGGAATGAATCTGCTCTCTGGGATTGCCCAGCAGTgtcctgggagcagcaggactGTGGGCACAAAGAGGACGCAGGAGTCATCTGCTCAG ATTTCATGGCCCTGAGGCTGGAGAACAGCAACAATTGCTCCGGGCGGCTGCAAGTTTTCTACAATGGCACATGGGGTGGCGTTTGCTCCAACTCAGTGACTCCCAAAACGGTGTCGCTGGCATGcaaggagctgggctgtgggaaCAGAGGGTCTCTGGAAATGCGCCTACCCTATGGTAGGGTGTCCGGCCCCACCTGGCTGGATCACGTGCAGTGTGAGGAGAGAATCAGCTCTTTCTGGCAGTGCCCCTCTTCTCCCTGGAACCCACAGTCTTGCCGTGACCTGCGAGATGAGACCTACATCACCTGCAACG GGAGTTGGACAGAAGCACCCCCGACCCTGGAGCCCCCATGCCCAAACTCCACGAGCTGCACAG ACAGGGAGAAGATTCGTGCCATGGGAGGCGAGGACAAGTGCTCGGGCAGGGTGGAGATCTGGCACCGCGGCTCCTGGGGGACGGTGTGCGATGACTCCTGGGACATGCAGGATGCTGAGGTGGCGTGTAGGCAGCTGGGCTGCGGCCCTGCGGTGTCTGCCCTGGACGAGGCTGCGTTTGGGCAGGGGATGGGCCCCATCTGGCTGGAGAAGGTGGAGTGCCGGGGGACAGAGCTGTCTCTGCAGGATTgctgggcacagcctggggacagCGGTGCGTGCCGGCACAAGGAGGATGCTTCTGTGCGCTGCTCGG ctccaCTCAGAACAGCAGCACCAGCTTCCCAAACAG ATCCCACCCCAGAGCATCTGACTGGCAGCAGGAGCATCTCATTACCTGTCGTCATCTGCATCATCCTGGGGGGccttctctgcctgctcctggcccTCCTGGTTGGGCAAATACAAAGCGCCAGGGCTTGGCGCAAAG CCCTGCCTCTCTCTGTGGGCTCTGGGACATCTTGGGAGCCCTTCCCTGCGGCTGTGTATGAGGAAATCAATTACAGACTGGCGTGGGAGAAAGAGGCGAAATTCAGGGGCTCAG GCTCCTATTCAGAGGGGTTCCCAATCAAGCTGCAGCCCTACCCCCAGGACAGCAAGGAGGAGGATGGTCTGGGGCCAGCACCAG ATGTCCTTGACCCGCCTGGAGGTTACCAAGCAGATGGCTATGATGATGTTAGGGAGGCTTCTGGCCCTGGGGAGGATCCTGTGTCCAGGCAGGGAGACTGGGAAATGCCCGTGGCAccagaggagggagcagggcccATGGATGCACCTGGAG GGGCAAACCTGCCCTCCCAGAGAAGTGCTGGGGCTCCTGGAGCTGTGGAAGGTGCCTGGTCCCTGTCCCTGGAGAGCGCAGGCTATGACGATGCTGAAGAAGTGTCTCTGGCACATCCTCCTGAGGACACAGAGGCTGTGGCACCAGGGAGGGATGCGAG AAAGCAGGCGCTGCTAAATCTGAGCCAGGGTCCCTCTCCCTCAGCTGGGGCTGTCGCCTACCCCAGCTCCCATGGGCAGAGAAACCTTTCacacagggcagggagaaggatTTGA